The DNA region ACAACAGTACATGGATTATTTGTAAAAAGAATACAGAAAAGAGTTGATGGAAAATTAGACATTATTTCGGATAATAAGGACTATCCTTCACAGGTGTTAAGTAATAAAGATATTAAAATTATGGGCAAAGTTATAAGCTCTTTTGGATCAGTGTATTAATATTAAGATTTAAAATTAGAAAAGAGATAATTCTTTTTCTTTTTTTAATAGAATTTGTTGTATATCTTCAAACTTAAAACCGCTTATATATAAGGCATTAAAAGATTGGTTTTCTATAACATTTTTTATTTTATTTATATCTTTTACAATAATTTGCTCAACAGAAATATTTTTTATATAAGTTGAAGTGATATAAACTGTTTTTGCATAAGAGAACTTATCTTTTAAATAATTAATCTCTTTATTAATTAAAGAAGGCTCATTTTGAACTATAATAAACTTATTACTTTTCCCAAATTCAATAATAGTTAAATTTTTATCTAAAAAGATTGGTTTAAAGAAATTAAAATTCTTTAATTTGGAATCATCGAATTCATTAAGACTAAGAAAATTATAAACTCTTATAAAATCTTCTATATAAATACTTGGTATTTTTATTCTTTGAAAATAAGTATCTTTATAAGTAAAAGAAACTTCAAAAATAGAATGTTCAATTAAATTAGTTATACTAAAATTTTCTTTTTCAAAATTAGTATTATTAGGATAAAGTTTATTTAATAAATCAATATCTTTTGAAATGATTATTGAATTTCCATCTATTTCATCAATTGTTGATATAAATTTACCTAAATCTTTTGAAATTAGTTTTACTTTTTTCTCATTAGAAGAAAAAACTGTAAGCAATTCATAACTTATATCATTACAGAAATAAGCTTTTAGATTAAAGTTGGCTAATTTATATCTAATAAGTTTTATAATAATAGTATTAATATCATCTACTTTTATCCAAGCAATTTCATTATCTATTATAGGATAAATACTTTTTGTAATAATAGCAAAAGCACCTTTTTGTACAGCTATTTGAATATCATCCAAATTATTAGCTATAAAAAGATCACCTTCTTTTACTTTATTTACATCAGTTTTAAAAGAGTATATAAAAGATATTGATGGGGAATTTAAAAGTTTCCCATCAATAATATCTATAATAGAATTTATTTTCACTAACTTATTTTTGTACCTATTTTTTTAGGTGCTTCTGGTCTAATTAAAGATAAACCATTTTCATCCTTTGCAGCCATTAACATACCTTCACTAATCATACCCATTAGTTTTGCAGGTTTTAAGTTAGCAACTACACAAGCTTGTGTTCCTATTAAATCTTGAGCAGAATAAAACTCTTTGATTCCTGCTAAAATTTGTCTATTTCTACCTTCACCTAAGTCTACTTGTAATTTTAAAAGTTTTTTAGATTTTGGAACTTCTTCTGCATCTACAATTGTTCCAATTTTTAAAGTTGTTTCAAAAAATTTATCTATTGTAATTAGATTATCATCTTCTTCAATAGCTTCATCTTTTTTTGAAGATTCTTTTTCCGCAACTGCTTTTTCTACAATAGCTGGTTTAGCTTGTTCTAAAAGAATATCTTCAATTCTTGGGAATAATTGCTCAACTTTTGTAATAGTTGTACCAGGAATTAGTTCTTTATTTTTAATTAATCTAACATAAGTAGCATTGTCAATTGTTATTCCAAGAGATGTTGCAATTTTGTCAATTTTTTCTGGCATAACAGAGTCTAAAAGAAGAGAAACTCTTGCCATAATATTAGTAATTAAAGCAACTAAAGCCATTGCTTCATCAGTTCTACCTTCTTTCATTTTAGCCCAAGGTTCATAATCACCAATTGCTTTATTTGCAATTGTTAATACTTTCCAAATATCTTCTAAATATCTATTTAATTGCATTTTATATAAATATTCTTCAATATTTTCTAAAATGCTTTCTACTTCATCTAATTCTTTTTGGTGATATTTCTTTACATCTTTAGAAGTGATTTTAAAATCAAAATATTTCCCACTCATTCCCGAAATTCTATTTAATAAGTTTCCTAAGTCATTTCCTAAATCTGAATTAATTCTATCCATTAATGCTTTTTGAGAAAAATCACCATCTTGACCAAAAGGAACTTCTCTGAGCATAAAGTATCTAAATGCATCCAATCCATAAGCATCAGCAACTTTTTTAGGGTCTACTACATTTCCTTTTGATTTTGACATTTTTTCACCATCTCTTGTCCACCAACCATGTGCTGCAATATGTTTTGGTAAAGGTAAGTCTAAAGACATTAAAAAAGCAGGCCAATAAATAGCATGGAATCTTAAAATATCTTTTCCTACTAAATGAATTGAAGCTGGCCAATGAGACATCTCTTTTTCATCTGTTCCATAACCAAGAGCTGTAATATAGTTCATTAAAGCATCTAACCAAACATACATAACATGTTTTGGTTCATTCATAGATTCAGGAAGCTTAATTCCCCAATCAAAAGATGTTCTAGAGATTGATAAATCTCTTAATCCACCTTTTACAAAATTAATAATCTCATTTTTCTTAGATCTAGGTAGAATACAATCTTCATTTTCTTCATACCATTTTAATAATCTATCTTCATAAGCAGATAATTTGAAAAAGAAACTTTCTTCTTTTACAATATTAGTAGGTCTTCCACAATCAGGACAAAATTGTTCATCAACTAATTGTTTTTCTGTAAAAAATGTCTCACATGATACACAATAATAACCTTCATATTCACCTTTGTAAATATCACCTTTATCATACATCTTTAAAAAGGCATGTTGAACACCAATTTTATGTTGTTCATCTGTTGTTCTAATAAATTTATCATAAGAAATGTCAAAATCATCCCATAAAGTTCTAAATTTACCTGATACTTCATCTGCATACTCTTTTGGAGTTTTACCTCTTGACTCTGCACTTTGTGCAATTTTTTGACCATGTTCATCTGTTCCTGTAAGGAAAAATGTATTTGCACCAGTTAATCTAGAATATCTAGCTAACATATCAGCTATTATTGTCGTATAGGCATGGCCTATGTGTGCTATATCATTCACATAATATATAGGTGTAGTTATATAAACATTTTTACAAGATTCTTCCATTATTTACCTTTTTTATAAATTATAATATTAAAATTCAAACCCACCGTTAGAGCCTTTATTCATAGAGGCATAAACAGCAAGTACATATTTATTTCTTAAATCACAGTCAAAAAACTTATCACAAGGATTACATGATTCTAAGGATTCATTTTTTTGACATTCTTTTAACTCAAGTAATTTCTGATCAAGCTTTATTTGCCATTCATCAATTACTATATCTGTATTATTATCCATTCTTTTTATAAACTTCAAGAACTCTATTTATTTCAGTATTTGAGCCAAAGAAACAAGGAGTTGTATCATGAATATGAGTAGTCTCCACTTCTAAAGCTCTTTTATATCCATCAACTGCTTGACCATTTGCTTTTTCATAAACATATGCAAATGGAAATACTTCAAATAATTGTCTTAATTTACCTTTAGGTCTATCTGTAGTACCTGGATAAGAGAATAATCCACCACCTTTTAATAAAATTTGATGTAAATCAGGAACCATTCCTCCTGAGTATCTTAATCTATAACCATCATTAAAAATATCATCAATTAATTTTTTATGAAATGGAGCCCAACAATTTTGTGTAGAACCAGGGGCATTTAATTTACCTTTCTCATCTAAAACAATTTTTTGAATAAATTCAAATTTACCTTTTAAAAGTCTATACATTTTAACATCATCAATAGCAACTACCATTTCTACACGAGGTCCAAATACCACATATACAGATGCAATAATATTTTTTGCATTAAATTCGTTTTTATAAATTCCATAAATAGAACCAACTGATAAATTTACATCCACCAATGAAGAACCATCTAAAGGATCATAAGCTATTAAATATTCACCATTTTCATGTAAAGGAACAATATTTTCTTGCTCTTCACTTACAATTGCTTTAATACTTGGAATTGTTTTAAAGATATCTTCAATAATAATATCACTTGCAATATCAAGTTTTAATTGAGTATCACCCGTTGAATTTTCTTGTTCACTTTTACTTGTATCACCTGTCTCAATTAACTCTTTAATCTTAATACTAGCTTTTTCTATAGCTTTAATTATATCTTGCATTTTTATACTCTTTTTGCGTTTTTATCAATC from Poseidonibacter antarcticus includes:
- a CDS encoding class 1 fructose-bisphosphatase, coding for MQDIIKAIEKASIKIKELIETGDTSKSEQENSTGDTQLKLDIASDIIIEDIFKTIPSIKAIVSEEQENIVPLHENGEYLIAYDPLDGSSLVDVNLSVGSIYGIYKNEFNAKNIIASVYVVFGPRVEMVVAIDDVKMYRLLKGKFEFIQKIVLDEKGKLNAPGSTQNCWAPFHKKLIDDIFNDGYRLRYSGGMVPDLHQILLKGGGLFSYPGTTDRPKGKLRQLFEVFPFAYVYEKANGQAVDGYKRALEVETTHIHDTTPCFFGSNTEINRVLEVYKKNG
- the metG gene encoding methionine--tRNA ligase; the encoded protein is MEESCKNVYITTPIYYVNDIAHIGHAYTTIIADMLARYSRLTGANTFFLTGTDEHGQKIAQSAESRGKTPKEYADEVSGKFRTLWDDFDISYDKFIRTTDEQHKIGVQHAFLKMYDKGDIYKGEYEGYYCVSCETFFTEKQLVDEQFCPDCGRPTNIVKEESFFFKLSAYEDRLLKWYEENEDCILPRSKKNEIINFVKGGLRDLSISRTSFDWGIKLPESMNEPKHVMYVWLDALMNYITALGYGTDEKEMSHWPASIHLVGKDILRFHAIYWPAFLMSLDLPLPKHIAAHGWWTRDGEKMSKSKGNVVDPKKVADAYGLDAFRYFMLREVPFGQDGDFSQKALMDRINSDLGNDLGNLLNRISGMSGKYFDFKITSKDVKKYHQKELDEVESILENIEEYLYKMQLNRYLEDIWKVLTIANKAIGDYEPWAKMKEGRTDEAMALVALITNIMARVSLLLDSVMPEKIDKIATSLGITIDNATYVRLIKNKELIPGTTITKVEQLFPRIEDILLEQAKPAIVEKAVAEKESSKKDEAIEEDDNLITIDKFFETTLKIGTIVDAEEVPKSKKLLKLQVDLGEGRNRQILAGIKEFYSAQDLIGTQACVVANLKPAKLMGMISEGMLMAAKDENGLSLIRPEAPKKIGTKIS
- a CDS encoding peptidoglycan synthetase; translated protein: MKINSIIDIIDGKLLNSPSISFIYSFKTDVNKVKEGDLFIANNLDDIQIAVQKGAFAIITKSIYPIIDNEIAWIKVDDINTIIIKLIRYKLANFNLKAYFCNDISYELLTVFSSNEKKVKLISKDLGKFISTIDEIDGNSIIISKDIDLLNKLYPNNTNFEKENFSITNLIEHSIFEVSFTYKDTYFQRIKIPSIYIEDFIRVYNFLSLNEFDDSKLKNFNFFKPIFLDKNLTIIEFGKSNKFIIVQNEPSLINKEINYLKDKFSYAKTVYITSTYIKNISVEQIIVKDINKIKNVIENQSFNALYISGFKFEDIQQILLKKEKELSLF